In a genomic window of Carassius carassius chromosome 43, fCarCar2.1, whole genome shotgun sequence:
- the LOC132124779 gene encoding von Willebrand factor A domain-containing protein 5A-like: protein MEICGLVTEKNNPMPLKSISVEVLVQDHVATVSSTLQYVNEEERPLEALFVFPLPADAAVCHFSAKIGEQEIVAEVQDRETARDQYDDAVSSGQQAFLLEKSAESPDVFRLSVGCLSAGQNATVTIIYVTELAVQDDHSLRFCLPAVLNPRYTPVGSAAGIVSEISSGAVPYTLTLSVHVSSPKPISKLESNCTLDPLVFLHSDHTQATVNLSPGHMFDKDVELFVYYKDTHQPSAVVEAGVTTAPPGSLMRDTVVMINLYPEFPEEVMSLASRGEFVFVIDRSGSMGSMMHQGKEAQNRIESAKDTLLLLLKSLPMGCYFNIYGFGSRFESFFPQSVEYNQKTMDQALKRVKEIKADMGGTEILQPLKHIYSQPCYPDHPRQLFIFTDGEVGNTKEVLDLVKSHAHSHRCFSFGIGEGASAALITGMAREGSGHAQFITDTDRMQPKVMQSLRFALQPAVLNISVDWTIPDDVTVDTLSPPINVLFQGQRTLIYAQLKGESSGGSEGTVTVKYSLKDQPVTNQLHFCLKPTEETQLSIHRLAARTLIRSLEQEERSGAADVEDIRSRMVELSVQAGVSCVHTAFIAVNKDSRQTVKGPLLQRRVWTRDFSSEIDMMQVNYDHIAPRKFCLSSSRHCISDEQSFHCSKMMSFTERAVFKMSNQVTAGKRTRRTPM from the exons ATGGAGATCTGCGGTCTTGTGACTGAGAAAAATAACCCAA TGCCTCTGAAGAGCATCTCAGTGGAGGTTCTGGTTCAGGATCATGTAGCCACAGTCTCCTCCACTCTGCAGTATGTGAATGAGGAAGAGCGCCCCCTGGAGGCCTTGTTCGTCTTCCCTCTGCCTGCTGATGCTGCTGTCTGCCACTTCAGTGCCAAGATCGGAGAGCAGGAGATTGTGGCAGAGGTGCAGGACAGAGAAACC GCGAGGGATCAGTATGATGACGCTGTGAGTTCAGGTCAACAGGCGTTTCTGTTGGAAAAGAGCGCAGAGAGTCCTGATGTGTTCAGACTGAGTGTCGGGTGTCTGTCGGCGGGTCAGAACGCTACTGTCACCATCATCTACGTCACCGAGCTCGCTGTGCAGGACGACCACTCGCTGCGCTTCTGTCTGCCGGCTGTACTCAACCCCCGATACACACCAGTAG gttCAGCTGCTGGCATAGTCTCAGAGATTTCATCCGGAGCTGTTCCCTACACGCTGACTCTCAGTGTTCATGTGAGCTCTCCAAAGCCCATCTCCAAACTAGAGTCCAACTGCACTCTGGATCCTCTAGTGTTCCTCCACTCTGATCACACTCAGGCCACG gtgaatCTGAGTCCTggtcacatgtttgataaggaCGTTGAGCTGTTTGTGTACTATAAGGATACCCATCAGCCCTCTGCTGTAGTGGAGGCAGGAGTGACCACTGCCCCGCCAG GTTCTCTGATGAGGGATACAGTGGTTATGATAAATTTGTACCCAGAGTTTCCAGAGGAAGTGATGTCATTGGCATCTCGAGGCGAGTTTGTTTTTGTGATTGACAGATCAGGCAGTATGGGCAGCATGATGCATCAAGGGAAAGAAGCACAGAATCGAATTGAAAGCGCAAAG GACACTCTGCTGTTACTGTTGAAGAGTCTGCCCATGGGATGCTACTTCAATATCTATGGATTTGGCTCTCGTTTTGAGTCCTTCTTCCC TCAGAGTGTTGAGTACAATCAGAAAACAATGGATCAGGCTTTGAAGAGAGtgaaggaaataaaagcagacatGGGCGGCACAGAGATATTACAGCCTCTAAAACACATCTACAGTCAGCCCTGTTACCCTGATCACCCCAGACAG ctGTTCATCTTCACTGATGGAGAAGTGGGAAACACTAAAGAGGTGCTGGATCTGGTGAAAAGTCACGCTCACTCTCACAG GTGTTTCTCATTCGGGATTGGTGAGGGTGCGAGTGCCGCCCTCATCACAGGAATGGCCAGAGAGGGATCTGGTCACGCTCAGTTCATCACAGACACCGACCGCATGCAGCCCAAA GTGATGCAGTCGCTCAGGTTTGCTCTGCAGCCCGCTGTGCTTAATATCTCTGTGGATTGGACCATTCCAGATGATGTTACGGTTGACACACTGTCTCCACCCATCAATGTGCTCTTCCAGGGTCAAAGGACACTCATTTATGCCCAGCTTAAAGGAGAG AGTTCAGGAGGCTCTGAGGGAACAGTGACAGTCAAATATAGTCTCAAAGATCAACCAGTAACAAACCAGCTCCACTTCTGCCTCAAACCAACTGAGgaaacacagt TGTCTATTCACCGGCTGGCGGCTCGGACCCTGATCCGTTCTCTGGAGCAGGAGGAGAGGTCAGGAGCTGCAGATGTTGAGGACATCAGGAGCAGGATGGTGGAGCTCAGTGTTCAGGCAGGAGTCAGCTGTGTTCATACAGCCTTCATTGCTGTGAATAAAGACAGCAGACAGACTGTGAAAGGACCCCTGCTGCAGAGAAGAGTATGGACACGCG atTTCTCTTCAGAAATTGACATGATGCAAGTAAATTATG atcaCATAGCACCCCGCAAGTTTTGTTTATCATCATCAAGGCATTGCATTTCAG ATGAACAATCATTTCACTGCTCAAAGATGATGTCGTTCACAGAGCGAGCAGTCTTCAAAATGTCTAATCAGGTAACGGCAGGTAAGAGAACCAGACGTACTCCGAtgtag